TCGAGAGCTTCCGCCGCGAAGGTTCGGAAGTGCTCTCCTCAGAGGTCCTGGCCAAGGCTTGCAACGTCAACCCATCCCAGATCCGCAAGGATCTCGCCTATTTCGGCGAGTTCGGCGTGCGAGGGGTGGGCTACTTCGTTTCGGACCTCATCTCCTCCATCAAGCAGGCCTTGGGCGTGGACCGCGTCTGGAAGGCCGCCCTGGTGGGCGTGGGCAACCTGGGCAAGGCGCTTCTTCGCCACCAGGATTTCCAGCGCAGGGGCTTTCACATCGTGGGCGCTTTCGACTGCGACCCCTTCAAGATCGGCGAGGAGGTCTCCGGCCTCGAGGTCATCTGCTCGCGCCGTCTCAAGGAGAAGGTCGAGGAGCTGGGCATCGAGATCGGCCTCATCACCACACCGCCCGAGCGAGCCCAGCGCGCCGCCAACTACCTGGTGGATTCCGGCGTACGCGGCATCATCAACTTCGCCCCCTCGCGCATCAACGTGCCCGATTCCATCCATGTGGAGTACGTGGACTTTTTCCACCACCTCTACGCGGTGGCCTTCAACCTGACCCTGGACAACAAGAACCGCTGACGGCACAAGGGGACGTGGCCCGCCCAGGCGGCCCGGACGGCCCGATTCAGGTGTGAGCCCGTCGTGTCCGCCGCGGCGCCTTCCGGTGAACGCATCATACGGGCAGGGCCTCGGTGAATCACCGCGCTCCGGGAGGTTCTATGTCCCCGCTTGTGGTCCTGCTCACCGATTTCGGCCTGTCCGACCCCTATGTGGGCCAGATGAAGGGCTCGCTCCTGAGCCACGCGCCGGAAACCAGCATCGTGGACCTGAGCCATCAGGTCGAACCCTTCAACATTCTTCAGGCAGGGTTCTACCTGGCGTCCAGTCGCGAACACTTCCCCCTGGGCTCGGTTTTCGTCTGCGTGGTGGACCCGGGCGTGGGCGGGGAACGGCGCATCGTGCTGCTGGAAAAATACGGACAGTGCTTCCTGGCCCCGGACAACGGGCTTCTGGGCCTGGTGGCCGCCTCGGGCGGGCCGTGCATCCTGCGCGACGTCTCCCTGCCCTGGCGCGGCCAGGCCAGTGCAACGTTCCACGGGCGTGACCTCTTCGCCCCGCTGGCGGCCCGGCTGACCCGGGGGGAACGCCCTGAATCCCTGGGTGAAGAGGTCAATCCTCACTCGCTGGAGCGCCTGCCCGGCTGCGACCCGGCGCTGCTTGCCGAGGGCGTCCGGTCCACGGTGCTGCACGTGGACCGCTTCGGCAACTGCATCCTGAACCTGGACATCGGCGGCTGGCAGACCACGCTGGGCAAGGCCCGGCGCATATCCCTGGCGGGACCCCGGACGCTCCCCTTGCGGCCCGCGCTCACCTATTCCAGCCTGGAGCCTGGAGAGGTGGGGATCATAGCGGGAAGCCAGGGATACCTGGAACTGGCCATGAACCGCGATTCGGCCGCGCGCAGCCTCGGGCTTGATCCCGGCGCAACCCTGGACATCTTTCTGGAGAAACGCTGACCCATGCATCCGCATTCCTTCGCCCACGCCCTGTCCTTCCTTACCCGCCTCGCTCCGCCCAGGATTCTCGACAAGACCGACTTCCCCAGGACCCTGGTCTGGTTCCCCCTGGTCGGCTTGGCCGTGGGGGCCCTGGCCGTGCTGCCCTCCTGGCTCGGCCTGTTTGCCGCTTATCCCTGGCTGCAGGGCTGGGTCGTGGCCGGACTTGCTTTGTGGCTCACGCGCGGCCTGCACGCCGACGGCCTGGCCGACATCGCCGACGCCTGGGGCAGCGCGGCTACGGGCGAGCGCTTCTGGGCCATCATGAAGGACAGCCGGGCCGGACCGTTCGGGGTCATCGGGCTGGTGATGGTGCTGGCTGGGCAGGTTCTGGCGTTCGGATACCTCGCGGGGCAGGGACGCCTGGGCGCGGCCTGCTGGTGCTTCGTCCTGGGACGGACTTTGGCGCTCGCGGCCTTGCGCCTGTGCCGCAAGCGCGTGCGCCCGGGGCTGTCCTCGCTCTTCGCGCCCGGAGCCACAATGGGCACGTTGGGCGTTGCCCTGGCCCAAGCCGTGGTCCTGGGGCTGGCCCTGGCCGATCTGCGCACAGTGCTGTGCGGACTTGGCATGGCAGCGCTGGTCCTGGTATTTCTGGTCAGGCTCTCCAAGAAGCAGCAGGGATTCAACGGCGACTTCATGGGCGCGGCCATCATGCTGGGCGAGCTGGCCGGAGCCCTGGCCGCGCTGGCGTAAGAGGGAAGAGCCTCCGACGACCAGAGAGGGCGCTGCCCATTCAGGGCTCTTTTAGCATTCCTAATAGCTTCGAGCTTATGTTCGAGGTCCTGCGGCAAATCGTGGAAAGGCGGGATCAATCCGCCTCGGCACATGATACCACACGGTTGCGACCGCCGGTCTTGGCCGCGTAGAGGGCCTTGTCCGCGCGGGCCAGCACTGTTGCCAGATCTCGGTCGTCACCTGAAGCGGCGGCCGCGCCGATGCTCACGGTGACGGCGAGTGGCTGCGTCCCGATGTCCACGAGGTTTTCTTCCACGGCCGCGCGCAGCCGCTCGGCCAGATGCAAGAGCATCTCCAGGTCGCAGTCCGGGGCCAATACGGCGAACTCTTCGCCTCCGTACCGGGCCAGCACGTCCGATTCACGCACTTCCCGGCGCAGAACACCCGCCACATGGGCCAGCACAGCGTCCCCGGCCGCGTGGCCGTAGGTGTCGTTGACCGCCTTGAAATGATCCAGGTCCAGCATCAGGGCCGAGCAGGGCCGTCCGCCCCTGCGGCAAAGCGCCATGATCTTGCTCCCTTCGTCCATGAGCCTGCGGCGGTTGGACAGGCCGGTGAGCTGGTCCGTGACGGCCATGTCCTCCAGTTTCGCCATGGAGGCGGCCAGTTTGCCCGTCAGGTTCCTGAACGCTGAGTAGAGGACGCTCACCTCCCGCACGGCCGGGCTGGGATCGGGCAGGAGGCACCGGGGACGATCGCTTTCCTGT
The DNA window shown above is from Fundidesulfovibrio terrae and carries:
- a CDS encoding SAM hydrolase/SAM-dependent halogenase family protein, giving the protein MSPLVVLLTDFGLSDPYVGQMKGSLLSHAPETSIVDLSHQVEPFNILQAGFYLASSREHFPLGSVFVCVVDPGVGGERRIVLLEKYGQCFLAPDNGLLGLVAASGGPCILRDVSLPWRGQASATFHGRDLFAPLAARLTRGERPESLGEEVNPHSLERLPGCDPALLAEGVRSTVLHVDRFGNCILNLDIGGWQTTLGKARRISLAGPRTLPLRPALTYSSLEPGEVGIIAGSQGYLELAMNRDSAARSLGLDPGATLDIFLEKR
- a CDS encoding adenosylcobinamide-GDP ribazoletransferase, yielding MHPHSFAHALSFLTRLAPPRILDKTDFPRTLVWFPLVGLAVGALAVLPSWLGLFAAYPWLQGWVVAGLALWLTRGLHADGLADIADAWGSAATGERFWAIMKDSRAGPFGVIGLVMVLAGQVLAFGYLAGQGRLGAACWCFVLGRTLALAALRLCRKRVRPGLSSLFAPGATMGTLGVALAQAVVLGLALADLRTVLCGLGMAALVLVFLVRLSKKQQGFNGDFMGAAIMLGELAGALAALA
- a CDS encoding GGDEF domain-containing protein yields the protein MFQFSQVRESLTEFGGNWMPTVQAAGALMRMNAELRRLELLGVLADSDGDIARASRRMARQRTRIIRADTEIEPLLATSPERDAFRAYRTAQSNYLALSRRIAAMKSDGLHVEATVLAREAAPVFATMTDSLQLIEQLNMDYGRQAEDQATRRFAIVVRTLVAAGAANILVAVSAALLAARRISRPIARLAECMDEQESDRPRCLLPDPSPAVREVSVLYSAFRNLTGKLAASMAKLEDMAVTDQLTGLSNRRRLMDEGSKIMALCRRGGRPCSALMLDLDHFKAVNDTYGHAAGDAVLAHVAGVLRREVRESDVLARYGGEEFAVLAPDCDLEMLLHLAERLRAAVEENLVDIGTQPLAVTVSIGAAAASGDDRDLATVLARADKALYAAKTGGRNRVVSCAEAD